One genomic region from Podarcis raffonei isolate rPodRaf1 chromosome Z, rPodRaf1.pri, whole genome shotgun sequence encodes:
- the LPAR4 gene encoding lysophosphatidic acid receptor 4, with protein MGNHSNNHTCMTDDSFKYNLYGAVYSMVFILGLITNCASLFVFCCRINMRSETTIFMTNLVVSDLLFVFTLPFKIFYNFNRHWPFGDLLCRISGTAFLTNIYGSMLFLTCISVDRFLAIVYPFRSRTIRTRKNTVIVCMGVWILVLSGGISASLFSTTNTYNTSTTCFEGFSKSIWKTYLSKITIFIEVVGFLIPLLLNLICSSLVLRTLRKPATLSQIGTNKEKVLKMIVVHLAIFLVCFVPYNSILFLYALVRSQAIANCFLERFARTFYPITLCIATLNCCFDPFIYYFTSESFQKSFYITPHLKTDSLFKTETPLTKIALPVMQDEMSDQAITKGRELTSESNF; from the coding sequence ATGGGGAATCACAGCAACAACCACACATGCATGACGGATGATTCCTTCAAGTACAACCTCTATGGAGCTGTCTACAGCATGGTGTTCATCCTTGGCTTGATCACTAACTGTGCTTCCTTGTTCGTATTCTGCTGCCGCATCAATATGCGATCTGAGACCACCATTTTCATGACCAACCTGGTGGTCTCCGACTTACTCTTCGTCTTCACTCTTCCATTCAAGATCTTCTACAACTTCAACAGGCACTGGCCCTTTGGAGACCTTTTGTGCAGGATCTCAGGGACAGCCTTCCTGACCAACATCTACGGGAGTATGCTGTTCCTCACATGCATCAGTGTTGACCGCTTCCTCGCCATCGTATACCCGTTCCGATCTCGCACCATTAGGACAAGGAAGAATACAGTGATCGTGTGCATGGGTGTGTGGATTCTCGTCCTCAGTGGAGGGATCTCAGCATCCTTGTTCTCCACCACCAACACTTACAACACTAGTACAACATGCTTTGAAGGCTTTTCCAAAAGCATATGGAAGACCTACTTGTCCAAAATTACAATATTTATTGAAGTGGTTGGCTTTCTTATTCCCTTGCTGCTCAACCTCATTTGTTCATCACTGGTCCTGAGGACCCTCCGGAAACCTGCCACGCTTTCCCAGATTGGCACCAACAAAGAGAAAGTGCTGAAGATGATTGTTGTACATTTGGCCATCTTCCTGGTGTGTTTTGTGCCTTACAACTCCATCCTTTTCTTGTACGCCCTCGTGCGTTCTCAGGCCATAGCAAATTGTTTCTTGGAGAGATTTGCGAGGACATTCTATCCAATCACGCTGTGCATCGCCACTCTGAACTGCTGCTTTGACCCTTTTATCTACTACTTCACATCAGAGTCTTTCCAGAAATCTTTCTACATAACCCCCCACCTCAAAACTGACTCTCTTTTCAAAACTGAAACTCCCTTAACAAAAATTGCGCTACCGGTGATGCAGGATGAGATGAGCGACCAAGCCATTACAAAGGGGAGAGAGCTGACATCAGAATCAAATTTCTGA